From a region of the Candidatus Angelobacter sp. genome:
- a CDS encoding bifunctional ornithine acetyltransferase/N-acetylglutamate synthase, giving the protein ITTDAAIDAKVLRVALQEAVAQSFNRITVDGDMSTNDTVLVLANGLANNARLGTQDSRLKTFQSGLNHVCLELAKMIVRDGEGVSRFVTVRVAGAKSFADADAAARAVANSALVKTSWNGGDPNWGRIIDALGYSPAKVVEEKVDVGYSAPESRKILWSLKRGQPTSASFKSLCAAVTPKEFDLHINLNLGKHGAMIYAADLTEEYVDFNKGDVSDPASLGG; this is encoded by the coding sequence CATTACGACCGACGCCGCTATCGACGCGAAGGTTCTCCGAGTCGCGCTGCAGGAAGCGGTCGCGCAAAGTTTCAATCGCATAACGGTGGACGGGGACATGAGCACCAACGACACGGTCCTCGTTCTGGCGAACGGACTGGCAAACAACGCACGACTTGGGACTCAGGACTCAAGACTCAAGACTTTTCAATCCGGCCTCAACCACGTCTGCCTCGAACTTGCGAAGATGATCGTGCGCGACGGCGAAGGCGTCTCTCGTTTCGTCACGGTCCGCGTCGCCGGAGCCAAATCCTTCGCCGACGCCGACGCTGCCGCTCGCGCCGTGGCCAACAGCGCCCTGGTCAAGACGAGTTGGAACGGCGGTGACCCGAACTGGGGACGCATCATTGACGCGCTCGGATACTCGCCCGCGAAAGTCGTCGAAGAGAAGGTGGACGTCGGCTACAGCGCGCCGGAAAGCCGGAAGATTCTCTGGAGCCTCAAGCGCGGCCAGCCGACGAGCGCGAGTTTCAAAAGTCTCTGCGCCGCCGTCACGCCGAAGGAATTTGATCTCCACATCAATCTGAATCTCGGCAAACATGGCGCCATGATCTATGCCGCCGACCTGACCGAGGAATATGTGGACTTCAACAAGGGCGACGTGAGCGATCCGGCGTCGCTCGGCGGATAG